One genomic region from Reichenbachiella ulvae encodes:
- a CDS encoding SusC/RagA family TonB-linked outer membrane protein, with translation MSGLFVLVSFLANASEGNLYQAEVSVSGLVTSGEDGSELPGVTVLEKGTTNGTITDMNGKYTLQVSEGATLVFTSIGFLEQEQTVGSQSVIDVQMQTDVKELETVVVIGYGTSKKSDLTGSVASIDNEALQKIPSSRVDQVLQGRAAGVQITSVSGAPGAGTVIRVRGGNSIEGSNQPLWVIDGIIVGQDFNLNNLNTNDIRSIEVLKDASSIAIYGSRGANGVVLVTTKSGMATGGKPQVSVGLYTSTQLVPERPAFLNKEEQIEYTNEDAAYRGVALPFPDDPSTYEDNDYFNMLLDPSPIYNADVSISGSSENGNVNYYNSLNYFNQDGLIKNSGIEKFIFRSNLDIKLTDRWKTGFRMNFSRIKQDNGTVGYGGLLNILPTQPVYNDDGTYNGWNEVIGAPFSNPVANAELNTNETQINNVLATAYLEFKPTPKWMIRSTFSPEIDNTKRNRFNSSQSPDRLVVNQGGDAEVRATTSIGWNNENTIQYSTEFGDHSITGLVGASFQHFQAESVSAEAYGFTSDAVGYNSLGLGSDPTRNIVNSSFDEFSIVSFFGRLNYSFRDKYLLTLVARTDGSSRFAEGNKYELYPSVAGAWKVSNEPFMQDVTFINNLKLRASYGRSGSQGIESYRTLALLTEASTTYGGVQNPGLTLGRPANPALQWETTDQLDLAVETSMFNNRVFAEFGFYRKETNDLLLEVVVPRQTGFSSQLQNIGSLENKGWEFLLKTTNVSHGDFDWGSTLTLSSNKNKVLDLGGQEFIDVVIDEILGSGNTRIIVGEPVPVFTGVKYLGTYKTQEEIDNSGMNVIPELGSSKFQDLNGDGNITNEDNIVLGSPQPDLVFGLENSITYKNFNLSFFFQGTYGNEVYNLRMRPNYFTRGENPKFAEIADRWTPQNPTSDIPRAGAASESTNSNSEMVEDGSHIRLKTLRLTYNLPTNQWGWNNIDRMSVYFSGTNLWLLSDFRLIDPETSNFGNSGLGNIAQGYSSGEYPNAKVLTLGLNLTF, from the coding sequence ATGTCAGGACTTTTTGTTCTGGTGAGCTTTCTGGCAAATGCTAGTGAAGGCAATTTGTATCAAGCAGAAGTTTCTGTTTCGGGATTGGTTACATCAGGAGAAGACGGGTCTGAATTACCAGGAGTGACCGTCCTTGAGAAAGGAACTACTAACGGTACCATCACAGATATGAATGGTAAGTATACTTTGCAAGTATCCGAAGGGGCAACTCTTGTATTTACATCTATTGGATTTTTGGAACAAGAACAGACTGTGGGTAGCCAATCAGTAATCGATGTACAAATGCAGACTGATGTGAAGGAACTCGAAACGGTAGTGGTAATTGGGTATGGTACTTCCAAGAAATCCGACCTAACCGGGTCTGTCGCTTCTATAGACAATGAAGCCTTACAAAAAATCCCTAGTTCTCGTGTAGATCAGGTGTTACAAGGTAGAGCGGCGGGGGTACAAATCACGTCAGTAAGTGGTGCACCCGGGGCAGGAACTGTGATTCGTGTGAGAGGCGGAAACTCTATCGAAGGAAGTAATCAACCGTTATGGGTAATAGATGGTATCATAGTGGGCCAAGATTTCAACCTTAATAATTTGAATACGAATGATATCCGCTCAATTGAGGTGTTAAAAGATGCATCATCGATTGCCATCTATGGTTCGAGAGGCGCAAATGGTGTCGTACTCGTCACTACCAAAAGCGGAATGGCTACTGGTGGTAAACCTCAAGTGAGTGTGGGACTTTATACCAGTACCCAATTGGTACCTGAAAGACCGGCGTTTTTGAATAAAGAAGAACAGATCGAATACACGAATGAAGATGCTGCATATAGAGGGGTGGCTCTACCTTTTCCTGACGATCCTTCTACCTACGAAGACAATGATTATTTCAATATGCTTTTGGACCCATCACCGATCTATAATGCAGATGTATCTATTAGTGGATCTTCAGAGAATGGTAATGTGAATTACTATAATTCATTAAATTATTTCAATCAAGATGGTTTGATCAAGAATTCTGGAATTGAAAAATTCATTTTTCGATCTAATCTTGACATCAAATTGACAGATAGATGGAAGACTGGTTTTAGGATGAACTTTTCCAGAATCAAACAAGATAATGGAACAGTTGGGTATGGTGGTTTGTTGAACATCCTTCCTACTCAGCCTGTTTACAACGACGATGGAACTTACAATGGTTGGAATGAAGTGATTGGAGCCCCTTTCTCCAATCCAGTTGCAAATGCAGAGCTGAATACAAATGAAACACAAATCAACAATGTATTGGCCACTGCTTATTTGGAGTTTAAACCTACACCCAAATGGATGATCAGATCTACTTTCAGTCCAGAAATAGATAATACTAAGAGAAACAGATTCAATTCGAGTCAAAGTCCAGATCGATTGGTCGTAAATCAGGGCGGAGATGCTGAAGTAAGAGCTACTACTAGTATTGGATGGAATAATGAAAACACTATACAATACTCAACAGAGTTTGGTGATCATAGTATCACTGGCTTGGTTGGAGCATCTTTCCAACATTTTCAGGCAGAAAGTGTGAGTGCAGAAGCATATGGTTTTACTTCTGATGCAGTTGGATATAACAGCTTAGGGTTAGGCAGTGATCCCACTCGCAATATTGTAAATAGTTCATTTGATGAATTTTCAATTGTTTCCTTTTTTGGAAGACTGAATTACTCTTTTAGAGATAAGTATCTGTTGACCTTGGTGGCAAGAACCGATGGGTCTTCTCGTTTTGCTGAAGGAAACAAATATGAGTTGTATCCATCTGTGGCGGGTGCATGGAAAGTATCCAATGAGCCCTTTATGCAGGATGTTACTTTTATCAACAATTTGAAATTGAGAGCCAGTTATGGTAGATCGGGTAGTCAGGGTATTGAATCTTACAGAACCTTGGCACTCTTGACCGAGGCTAGTACTACCTATGGAGGTGTGCAGAACCCTGGTCTTACACTAGGTCGTCCAGCTAATCCTGCTTTGCAGTGGGAAACTACTGATCAACTGGATTTGGCGGTTGAAACTTCCATGTTCAACAACCGTGTTTTTGCTGAATTCGGATTTTATCGTAAAGAAACGAACGATCTTCTTTTAGAAGTAGTAGTACCACGCCAAACGGGTTTCTCTAGTCAATTGCAAAACATTGGGTCCCTAGAAAACAAAGGATGGGAGTTTTTGCTCAAGACTACAAATGTTTCTCATGGAGATTTTGATTGGGGGTCAACTTTGACTTTGTCTTCAAACAAAAACAAAGTCCTGGATTTGGGTGGTCAGGAGTTTATTGATGTTGTGATAGATGAGATTTTAGGATCGGGCAATACACGAATCATCGTCGGGGAGCCAGTACCTGTGTTTACCGGAGTAAAATATCTTGGTACATACAAGACTCAAGAGGAAATTGATAACTCAGGTATGAATGTAATTCCTGAATTAGGCTCCTCCAAATTTCAAGACTTGAATGGTGATGGCAATATTACCAATGAAGATAACATCGTGTTGGGAAGTCCTCAGCCTGATTTGGTTTTTGGATTGGAGAATTCGATCACGTATAAGAATTTCAATTTGTCTTTCTTTTTTCAAGGAACTTATGGCAATGAGGTTTATAATCTGAGAATGAGGCCTAATTATTTCACAAGAGGGGAGAATCCTAAATTCGCTGAGATTGCAGATCGATGGACACCTCAAAATCCAACATCAGATATTCCACGTGCAGGAGCCGCATCTGAATCCACTAATAGCAATTCAGAAATGGTTGAAGACGGTTCACATATCAGGCTAAAGACGTTGAGACTTACTTACAATCTACCAACTAATCAATGGGGCTGGAATAATATTGATAGAATGTCTGTTTACTTCTCAGGGACAAACCTTTGGTTGCTATCTGATTTCAGATTGATAGATCCCGAAACCAGTAATTTCGGAAACAGTGGATTAGGAAACATTGCACAGGGTTATTCAAGTGGTGAATATCCAAATGCAAAAGTCTTGACATTAGGTTTAAACCTTACATTCTAA
- a CDS encoding GH39 family glycosyl hydrolase, whose product MKVRLLKRLKVLVTSVSTIIWFLSCTGEGNLGKEILQEDKEDEIPADQLISINTKDKVGLMYNFWSTRPMINQTQFESASFRSSLEESKSYVKSYNLVRMLGGRIDNKNIYYKGVDENGNIIVDFSGLLTSMRGFMQTGFKPRIVLDNVPWEMSLPRIEDTYGNTKAPTDYEIWRQYIRAFLQTLIDEFGKEEVSTWRFRVSTEPNYTPDHWRGSMEAYFKHYDITVDEVGKILPEAQIGPGNMLTEGVATFTTELIDHCAVGTNYATGEIGTRMDFFSLSYYEKIDQNTVRFEEKVVPYRDKLDSYSQFQGIPLDIQEFGILRDEFGNRGLSLSDATEFGASWYATIADLSYHYRVNEIYDWGQYTTGGLASGRRNVTSMLLKMEGGSRLSASRGSSGFSGIIPVVKEGRVFLLLYNHNTTLTSMNRQILYPEIKGELVKASSSFYMNEWTIDRNHGIFMHELYKDVKSAGIAIKSGKSARIYGNRPGDYFQEGWKAVYDANLNKYEKLAQLPQTVTDSTIFKTKDGSIILKMEMEPHSVKLIELIPK is encoded by the coding sequence ATGAAAGTAAGATTATTGAAACGTTTAAAAGTTTTAGTCACTTCAGTAAGTACTATAATATGGTTCCTGTCTTGTACAGGAGAAGGGAACTTAGGAAAGGAAATTCTTCAGGAAGATAAAGAGGATGAAATTCCGGCTGATCAATTGATCTCCATCAATACAAAGGATAAAGTTGGACTTATGTACAACTTTTGGTCTACACGACCGATGATTAATCAAACTCAATTTGAGAGTGCAAGTTTTCGAAGCAGCCTCGAAGAATCAAAGTCTTACGTGAAAAGCTATAATCTAGTAAGGATGCTAGGTGGTAGAATCGATAATAAGAATATCTACTACAAAGGGGTGGATGAAAATGGAAATATCATTGTAGATTTTTCGGGCCTGTTGACTAGCATGAGAGGATTTATGCAGACTGGTTTCAAACCCAGAATAGTATTGGACAATGTCCCCTGGGAAATGAGTTTACCAAGAATAGAAGACACTTATGGTAATACAAAAGCACCAACTGATTATGAGATTTGGAGACAATATATTCGTGCCTTTCTACAAACACTCATCGATGAATTTGGGAAGGAAGAAGTGAGCACTTGGCGTTTCAGAGTTTCTACGGAACCAAACTATACTCCAGATCATTGGAGAGGTAGTATGGAGGCGTATTTCAAACACTACGATATCACCGTAGATGAGGTGGGAAAAATCTTGCCAGAAGCCCAGATTGGACCAGGCAACATGCTCACCGAAGGAGTGGCCACCTTTACCACGGAGCTGATCGACCACTGCGCCGTTGGTACCAATTATGCCACAGGCGAAATAGGTACGCGGATGGATTTCTTTAGCCTTTCCTATTATGAGAAAATTGATCAGAATACTGTCAGATTTGAGGAAAAAGTAGTCCCCTATCGAGATAAATTAGATAGCTATTCTCAATTCCAGGGTATTCCATTAGATATTCAAGAGTTTGGAATATTGAGAGATGAATTTGGAAACAGAGGCCTCAGTTTGAGTGATGCTACTGAGTTTGGAGCTAGCTGGTATGCTACCATTGCTGATCTCTCTTACCATTATCGTGTGAATGAAATATATGATTGGGGTCAATATACCACAGGTGGATTGGCTAGCGGGCGAAGAAATGTAACCTCTATGTTGTTGAAAATGGAAGGAGGAAGTAGACTTTCAGCTTCTAGGGGGAGCAGTGGTTTTTCAGGTATAATCCCTGTTGTTAAAGAGGGTAGAGTTTTTTTGCTTTTGTATAACCATAATACCACCCTCACCAGTATGAATCGTCAAATTTTGTACCCGGAAATTAAGGGGGAGCTAGTAAAAGCTAGTAGTTCCTTTTACATGAACGAGTGGACAATAGATAGAAATCATGGCATATTTATGCATGAACTCTATAAAGATGTCAAATCTGCTGGTATAGCTATCAAATCTGGTAAAAGTGCAAGAATCTATGGCAATAGACCGGGTGACTATTTTCAAGAAGGTTGGAAAGCCGTCTATGATGCCAATTTGAATAAATATGAAAAGCTGGCTCAATTGCCACAGACTGTGACAGATTCCACCATATTCAAAACCAAAGATGGGAGTATCATACTTAAAATGGAAATGGAACCCCACAGTGTAAAACTGATAGAATTGATTCCAAAATAA
- a CDS encoding RagB/SusD family nutrient uptake outer membrane protein, with protein sequence MKKINIIIIALVLSVTFSCQEFLQENPRDIIAPENFFSSESDARQAVTGLYAILKNNSIYGQVGLDHFYDNGADIIEPNRNANFVEPIGNYTLDEGLADVSVQKMSVSDTWKDFYKIILNSNIILDRVEGNNAIPDAAQVDIIADVTFIRSLAYWHITNLWGDAPYYREALDLDQIKVLGRTDKDIIIQDILEDLQFAQDNLPRADEIPDNQLGRASKWCAALIMAKIYMAEQDWQNGLNKCLEIINQSSHELQPTYAEVFDPSNEYNAEIIWSLDFAKDIRGQFEEGVVRPDGSLPAVFGNGNWRPSMFNPRLRDEPANTDERGALADALAARGEQFNGTGLQIATIGFANSFPTNDLRRELNIMDSYLGFDLAFTYIPKFMNLNVDTSPRFNHEDNRMVFRLADIYLMAAECENELNGPANAYQYIHAVRERAYATQAEWELVGLTQQQFREAIYDERKWELAGEAWRRYDLIRWGILFDVVQSEEYRTYTPGANIKPYHVLLPIPLQELQTNPKLLESDPTNNGYR encoded by the coding sequence ATGAAAAAAATTAATATAATAATCATAGCGTTGGTACTTTCTGTAACTTTCAGTTGTCAAGAGTTTTTGCAGGAAAATCCAAGAGATATTATCGCGCCAGAGAATTTCTTTTCGTCAGAGTCCGATGCGAGACAGGCTGTGACAGGCTTATATGCCATACTCAAAAACAATTCCATCTATGGTCAGGTTGGACTTGATCATTTTTATGACAATGGGGCTGATATCATAGAGCCTAATCGGAATGCGAATTTTGTAGAGCCCATTGGGAACTATACTCTTGACGAAGGATTGGCTGATGTGTCGGTTCAGAAGATGAGCGTATCAGATACATGGAAGGATTTTTACAAAATCATTTTGAATTCTAACATTATTTTGGATAGAGTAGAAGGGAACAATGCTATTCCAGATGCTGCTCAGGTCGATATTATCGCAGACGTCACCTTTATCCGTTCATTAGCCTATTGGCACATAACCAATTTATGGGGAGATGCCCCTTATTATAGAGAAGCTTTGGATTTAGATCAGATTAAGGTTTTGGGCAGGACTGATAAGGATATCATTATTCAAGATATTCTCGAAGATTTGCAGTTTGCTCAGGACAATTTGCCACGAGCTGATGAAATTCCTGATAATCAGCTAGGACGTGCTTCCAAGTGGTGTGCGGCGTTGATTATGGCCAAAATATATATGGCTGAACAAGATTGGCAAAATGGGTTGAATAAATGTTTGGAGATTATTAATCAATCCTCCCACGAACTTCAGCCGACCTATGCAGAAGTTTTTGATCCTAGCAATGAGTACAATGCAGAGATTATTTGGTCTCTTGACTTTGCTAAAGATATCAGAGGTCAATTCGAAGAAGGTGTGGTCAGACCAGATGGTTCATTACCGGCAGTTTTTGGTAATGGTAATTGGAGACCAAGTATGTTTAATCCGAGATTGAGAGATGAACCTGCCAATACTGATGAGAGAGGTGCTTTGGCGGATGCTTTGGCAGCTAGGGGGGAACAGTTTAATGGCACAGGCCTTCAAATAGCTACTATAGGATTTGCAAATAGTTTTCCAACCAATGATCTGAGAAGAGAGTTGAATATTATGGATAGCTATTTGGGTTTTGATTTGGCATTTACCTACATCCCCAAATTTATGAATCTCAATGTAGACACATCTCCAAGGTTCAATCATGAGGACAACCGAATGGTTTTCCGTTTAGCGGATATTTATCTGATGGCCGCAGAGTGTGAAAATGAATTGAATGGACCGGCCAATGCTTATCAGTACATTCATGCTGTACGCGAACGAGCCTATGCGACTCAGGCTGAATGGGAGTTAGTTGGTTTAACACAGCAGCAATTCAGGGAGGCGATTTATGATGAGCGTAAATGGGAGCTCGCTGGCGAAGCATGGAGAAGATATGATTTGATCAGATGGGGCATTTTGTTCGATGTAGTGCAGTCTGAAGAATACAGAACCTACACACCTGGAGCAAATATAAAACCTTATCATGTACTCTTGCCAATTCCCTTGCAGGAGCTACAAACCAATCCGAAACTTTTGGAGTCAGATCCAACCAATAATGGTTATAGGTAA